A stretch of the Porites lutea chromosome 12, jaPorLute2.1, whole genome shotgun sequence genome encodes the following:
- the LOC140953787 gene encoding adenosine receptor A2a-like codes for MSRDCTFDAADIRSLVKSHISSFNPSRVLMANITSFDSTNITSKHEDTTEGGSLKNDHYEVDVTTLIINSIACPFTVLLNVLVIMAVKRRRRLQTKSNILLACLAATDALTGLITQPAFILWKTFEITGALNYNPARVIHGSALRALSVCSCLHLTLVTAERLVAIKFTMNYLYIVSEEKIKVVVILCWVVSLVCEVLKFIKPVKNFSFFFIALTISSCIIFVTFSYVLLYIEGRRHRKLIKTQQIPQEEVEHFAKENKALKTTVYVVGSLAVCFSPIALAFITFLLKRPDIFPPLWARTFSMLNSLLNPLIYCWRQKELRKFVFKPKIQQVVHPP; via the coding sequence ATGTCTCGAGACTGCACTTTTGACGCAGCAGATATAAGGTCACTGGTAAAGTCGCACATTTCGAGCTTTAATCCCTCTCGTGTCTTGATGGCCAACATCACTAGTTTCGATTCTACAAACATAACTAGCAAACATGAAGACACCACCGAAGGCGGCTCGTTAAAAAATGATCATTATGAGGTGGATGTCACTACTTTGATCATAAACAGCATCGCTTGTCCTTTTACAGTTCTCCTTAATGTGTTGGTGATAATGGCTGTCAAAAGAAGACGACGACTTCAGACCAAAAGCAACATTTTGCTGGCCTGTCTAGCCGCAACTGACGCCTTAACTGGTCTAATAACGCAACCAGCCTTTATTCTCTGGAAAACGTTTGAGATAACTGGTGCGCTCAACTACAACCCAGCACGCGTGATCCACGGTTCGGCACTTCGCGCCCTTTCTGTTTGCTCCTGTCTTCATCTTACGCTAGTGACTGCTGAGAGACTTGTAGCGATCAAGTTTACAATGAATTACCTATATATtgtaagtgaagaaaaaattaaggTAGTAGTTATCTTGTGTTGGGTCGTCTCTCTCGTTTGTGAGGTTCTCAAATTTATCAAACCAGtaaagaatttttctttctttttcatcgCCTTAACCATAAGCTCTTGTAtcatttttgtcactttttcaTATGTGCTGCTGTATATTGAAGGTAGACGTCATCGAAAGCTAATCAAGACCCAGCAGATACCCCAAGAAGAAGTAGAGCATTTCGCGAAAGAGAACAAAGCGTTGAAGACAACTGTATATGTAGTTGGCTCTTTAGCAGTGTGTTTTTCGCCCATAGCCTTAGCTTTTATTACTTTCTTGCTGAAACGGCCTGATATTTTTCCACCACTATGGGCCCGCACGTTTTCAATGCTAAATTCACTTTTAAATCCGTTGATTTACTGTTGGAGACAGAAAGAACTGCggaagtttgtttttaaaccaaaaatacAGCAGGTCGTTCATCCCCCTTGA